DNA sequence from the Chloroflexi bacterium ADurb.Bin180 genome:
ACTATGACCATTTCGTCGTTCGTCGAGCTGATGGCCGAGGCCAAAAAGGCCGGGCCGCGCATGGTGGCCATCGCCGCGCCCCATGAGGAAGAGATCCTGCGCTCGGCCGTGGCTGCCGAGGAGGAGGGCATCGCGAACTATACCCTCGTCGGCGACCGCGAACGCATCCGCAGCGTGGCCGCGGACAAGGGCCTCGACGTTTCGCGGATGATGGTCATCAACGAGCCAGACCCGCGCACGGCCGCACGCAAGGTGATGGAGCTGCTGCGTATGGGCCACGCCGACCTGGCCATGAAGGGCAAGATCGAGACGGGCGACTTTTTGCGCGCCGCTCTGGACCGCGAGATGGGCCTGCGCATCGGCCGCCTGTTCAGCCACGTGGCCGTGTTCGAGATCCCCGGGTTCGACCGTCTGCTCTTTGTCACCGATTCCGGCGTGGTGGTGGCGCCAACGATGGAGCAAAAGGTCGAGATCGTGCAGAACGCCATTTCCGTCGCCCAGCGCCTGGGGGTCAAGCAGCCCAAGGTGGCCATCCTCGCTGCCACCGAGATGGTCAATCCCAAGATCCCCACCACGATGGACGCGGCCAACCTGGCCAAGATGGCCGACCGCGGCCAGATTCAGGGCGGCCTGGTCGACGGCCCCCTGGCCCTCGACAACGCCATCTCGCCCGAGTCGGTGGCCATCAAGGGCATCAAGAGCGCGGTCGCGGGGAGCGCCGACATCCTGGTCACGCCCGACGTCGAAGCAGGCAACATGCTGGCCAAGGCCATCACCTACTTTGCCCGCGGCAAGATGGCGGGAGTGGTCGTCGGCGCCAAGTCTCCGCTGATCGTGGCCTCGCGCTCTGATCCGCACGAAACCAAACTCATCTCAACAGCTCTGGGAGTGCTGCTGGCCTCTTGAGCGCAGGCTGGCCTACCCGGACGAGCTGCTCAGCCAAGGGAGGTCCAAGGTGATCGAGGTTCGAATTCATGGGCGCGGCGGCCAGGGTGCCGTGATCGCTTCCAAGGTTCTGGCCGACGCCATCTTTCGTGAGGGCCGCTACGTGCAGTCGTTCCCCTCTTTTGGCGTCGAGCGCCGCGGTGCGCCGGTAGCTGCCTTCACCCGCATCGACGAACGGCCCATCCGCTTGCGCTGTCAGATCTATGAGCCAGACCACGTGATGGTGCTCGACCCGAGCCTGATGCAGGTGGTGGACGTAACGGCCGGCCTGAAGGACAGCGGCTGGGTGCTCATCAACAGCCCGGAGGATCCGGCCTCTTTTGCGCTGCGCCAGGGGCTGCGCGTGGCCACAGTCGATGCCAACGCCATCGCCATCAAGTACCATCTGGGGCCGCGCAACGCACCCATCGTCAATACCGCCATTCTGGGGGCCTTTGCCCGCGTCACCGGGCTGGTTACCGTCGACACGGTGGCCAAAGCGGTGGAAGCGGCAGTGCCCACCAAGCGCGAGGACAACGTGGCCGCCACACGCGAGGCCTTCCAGACGGTCCGTTTCAGCTAGCCAGGCGCTGGCCAGAGGTTACTCAGCAAGAGTCAGGAGAGTTGCCCTATGTCCCACATCATCAACTTTCGCTCCGTGTCGGAAATGCCCGATGTGGCCATGTCGCTCGGCACGACGCGCTACAACAAGACCGGGTCCTGGCGCTACCTGCGGCCGCTCTACCGCAACCGCACCTCGCCCTGTTTTGCTGCCTGCCCGGCGGGGGAGGACATTGCCCAGCACCTGCGCTGGGTGAAAGAGGGCCAGTACGAACGGGCGCTCACCCGCATCCTGGAGGAGAACCCCTTCCCCGGGGTGTGCGGCCGGGTGTGCCCCCATCCCTGCGAGGCCGAGTGCAACCGCGCCGAGCTGGGCGGGGCCATCGCCATTCACCACGTCGAGCGGTTCCTGGCCGACCTGCCCATCGCCCGCTGTCTGCCCGTGGTCCGTCCCATCGACCCCGACGCGCAGGCTGTGGCGGTCATCGGTTCGGGGCCGGCCGGCCTGTCCTGTGCCTACCAACTGGCGCGGCTGGGCCGCCCGGTCACCGTGTTCGAAGCGCTGAACGAGCCCGGCGGCATGATGCGCGTGGGCATTCCGCCCTACCGCCTGCCCCGCGCCGTGCTCGACGCCGAAATCGAGTCCATCGCCGCGCTGGGCGTCAAGATTGTCACCAATAAGCGCCTCGGCGACACCCTGGGCTGGGACGAGCTCAAGCCGTTCAAGGCGCTCTTCCTGGCCTTTGGCCAGCACGTAAGCAAGAGGCTCGACATCCCCGGCGAAGAGCTGGATGGCGTGGTGGCCGGACTCGACTTTTTGCGGCAGGTGAATCTCGGCAAGAAGGTGAAGGTTGGCCGGTCCGTGGCCGTCATTGGCGGTGGCAACACGGCGATGGACGCGGCGCGCTCGGCCCTGCGCCTGGGCGCGCAGAAGGTGACCATCCTCTACCGCCGCTCACGCAACGAGATGCCGGCCATCGCCGAAGAGATCGAAGAGACCCAGGCCGAGGGCATTCACTTCCAGTACCTTTCCGCGCCGGTGCACGTGCTGGGCGACGCGGGCCACGTCACCGGCCTGCGCTGCGTGCAGATGACTCTCGGTGATCCGGACGAGCGCGGCCGCCGCAAACCCATCCCCGTCTCCGGCTCGGATTTCACCGTGGCCGCCGATATGGTCATCACCGCGCTGGGCCAGGACGCGGACCTCTCGCCGGTGGCGGGCAGCGTGGATATCCGCTCCGGGCTGCTGGCCATCAACGAGGCGGGCGCAACCTCCTGCCCGACGGTGTTTGCCGGTGGCGACTGTGCGACCGGCTTTGGCACGGTGGCCTGGGCCGTTGGCTCGGGCAAACGCGGCGCCCTGGCCATCGACAAATACCTGCGGGGCGAGGCGCTGGAAGGCTTTCCACCGCTGCGCGAGCACGGCAGCGGCGGCAGCACCGTCCTGGCCGCCCCGCGCGATGTGGACCCGGCGGTGGTCACCTTCCAGGACATCAACCAGGCCTACTTTGAGTCCGAGCCGCGTGCGGTGCAGCGCCAGAAACCGGTTGGGCGGCGCGTCAAGTCCATGCGCAGCGAGGTCAACCTCGGGCTGAGCGAAGCCGATGTGCGCTGCGAAGCCGAGCGCTGCTTTAGCTGTGGCACCTGCAACGGCTGCGATAATTGCTGGGTCTACTGCCCGGACGTGGCCATCTCGCGCCTCAACCACGAGGACTATGTCATCGACTATGACTATTGCAAGGGCTGCGGCCTGTGCGCCGAAGAATGCCCGCGTGAGGCGATCGCCATCGAGGAGGAGCTCAAATGGAAAAAGTGATGATGGGCAACCACGCCATCTCCTATGGCGTGCAGCTCGCCCGGGTCCAGGTCATCGCCGCCTACCCCATCACCCCGCAGACGCAGGTGGTCGAGATCCTGTCCGAGTTCTGTGCCGACGGCCGCCTCGATGCCAAGTTCATCAAGGTTGAGTCGGAGCACTCGGTGATGGCCGCGGTAGTGGGCGCCTCGATGGCCGGCGTGCGCGCCTTCACTGCCTCGTCGTCTCACGGTCTGGCCCTGATGCACGAGGTGCTGCACTGGGCCTCTGGCGGCCGGCTGCCCATCGTGATGGCCGAGATCAACCGGACCCTCGGTCCCGGCTGGAACGTGTGGACCGAGCAGACC
Encoded proteins:
- the pta_3 gene encoding Phosphate acetyltransferase, giving the protein MTISSFVELMAEAKKAGPRMVAIAAPHEEEILRSAVAAEEEGIANYTLVGDRERIRSVAADKGLDVSRMMVINEPDPRTAARKVMELLRMGHADLAMKGKIETGDFLRAALDREMGLRIGRLFSHVAVFEIPGFDRLLFVTDSGVVVAPTMEQKVEIVQNAISVAQRLGVKQPKVAILAATEMVNPKIPTTMDAANLAKMADRGQIQGGLVDGPLALDNAISPESVAIKGIKSAVAGSADILVTPDVEAGNMLAKAITYFARGKMAGVVVGAKSPLIVASRSDPHETKLISTALGVLLAS
- the padE_2 gene encoding NADH-dependent phenylglyoxylate dehydrogenase subunit gamma, whose protein sequence is MIEVRIHGRGGQGAVIASKVLADAIFREGRYVQSFPSFGVERRGAPVAAFTRIDERPIRLRCQIYEPDHVMVLDPSLMQVVDVTAGLKDSGWVLINSPEDPASFALRQGLRVATVDANAIAIKYHLGPRNAPIVNTAILGAFARVTGLVTVDTVAKAVEAAVPTKREDNVAATREAFQTVRFS
- the gltD_5 gene encoding Glutamate synthase (NADPH) small chain, with protein sequence MSHIINFRSVSEMPDVAMSLGTTRYNKTGSWRYLRPLYRNRTSPCFAACPAGEDIAQHLRWVKEGQYERALTRILEENPFPGVCGRVCPHPCEAECNRAELGGAIAIHHVERFLADLPIARCLPVVRPIDPDAQAVAVIGSGPAGLSCAYQLARLGRPVTVFEALNEPGGMMRVGIPPYRLPRAVLDAEIESIAALGVKIVTNKRLGDTLGWDELKPFKALFLAFGQHVSKRLDIPGEELDGVVAGLDFLRQVNLGKKVKVGRSVAVIGGGNTAMDAARSALRLGAQKVTILYRRSRNEMPAIAEEIEETQAEGIHFQYLSAPVHVLGDAGHVTGLRCVQMTLGDPDERGRRKPIPVSGSDFTVAADMVITALGQDADLSPVAGSVDIRSGLLAINEAGATSCPTVFAGGDCATGFGTVAWAVGSGKRGALAIDKYLRGEALEGFPPLREHGSGGSTVLAAPRDVDPAVVTFQDINQAYFESEPRAVQRQKPVGRRVKSMRSEVNLGLSEADVRCEAERCFSCGTCNGCDNCWVYCPDVAISRLNHEDYVIDYDYCKGCGLCAEECPREAIAIEEELKWKK